The following coding sequences are from one Candidatus Syntrophosphaera sp. window:
- a CDS encoding DUF814 domain-containing protein yields MNYTILRAWTSEHGLLGSRVESVHSFDAGIRVRFKNKRDLLLIASSRDSFPFWTDNFVSAKTESSIWNQLTHATLSSVRIAENDRIIQFAFEQNDIYQQRVQYVLIAEFTPPKPNLILAVQNSELIIVDALNKYSYADNPQRQVLPRLPYQAPHTTFQPRVENISLPLSVEAAKGGEKIVCDTVNDYLRNYHEHVLLAGAELQALKSIRAHWTKELNKARHKLAKQQDEIKDADQAEYWRICAETLKTGLTSIKKGQTSLIATNYFDPALASIEIPLQADKSPQQNLQFYLKKYHKAKRGAEVIRENISQTELEIRHLENILGRVDKGELVYAPRGRYFASLGRKLDQAEKLLRLRLNEDFEIVIGRKARENDFITTQLAQPHDWWFHTRIYHGSHILLRCFKKTAPGPDLIKICCSLAAWYSKARFSQNVPVDYTQARHVRKPRKSAPGFVTYTNHHTVFADPKDLRAVREELKP; encoded by the coding sequence ATGAATTACACCATTTTACGAGCCTGGACCAGTGAGCATGGCCTTCTGGGGTCCAGGGTGGAAAGCGTCCACTCTTTTGATGCTGGCATCCGCGTCCGCTTTAAAAACAAGCGGGATCTGCTGCTCATCGCGTCCAGCCGGGACAGCTTCCCTTTTTGGACGGACAATTTTGTATCCGCCAAAACCGAATCCAGCATCTGGAACCAGCTTACGCACGCCACTCTAAGCAGCGTCCGGATCGCGGAAAACGACCGCATAATCCAGTTTGCCTTTGAGCAGAATGATATATACCAACAAAGGGTCCAGTATGTGCTCATCGCGGAATTCACCCCACCCAAACCCAATCTCATCCTGGCCGTCCAAAACTCTGAACTGATCATCGTCGATGCCCTGAATAAGTATTCCTACGCGGACAATCCCCAGCGCCAGGTATTGCCCCGGCTTCCCTATCAAGCTCCGCATACCACTTTTCAACCCCGGGTTGAAAACATCAGCCTGCCCCTCAGCGTCGAAGCTGCCAAAGGCGGCGAAAAGATAGTCTGCGATACCGTCAACGACTATCTGCGCAACTACCATGAACATGTGCTGCTGGCCGGAGCCGAACTGCAGGCCCTGAAAAGCATCCGGGCCCACTGGACCAAAGAGCTCAACAAAGCGCGGCATAAGCTGGCCAAACAACAGGATGAAATCAAAGACGCCGATCAAGCCGAATACTGGAGGATCTGCGCCGAAACCCTCAAAACCGGCCTCACCTCGATCAAAAAAGGCCAGACCAGCCTGATCGCCACCAACTATTTCGACCCAGCCCTGGCCAGCATCGAGATACCGCTCCAGGCGGATAAAAGCCCCCAGCAAAACCTGCAATTCTATCTCAAAAAGTATCACAAAGCCAAACGGGGGGCCGAGGTCATCAGAGAAAATATATCCCAGACCGAGCTTGAGATCAGGCATCTGGAAAACATCCTGGGCCGGGTTGACAAAGGCGAACTGGTTTACGCCCCCCGGGGCAGGTATTTTGCCAGTCTGGGCAGAAAATTGGACCAGGCGGAAAAACTGCTGCGCCTGCGCCTGAATGAAGACTTTGAGATCGTGATCGGGCGCAAGGCCAGAGAAAACGATTTCATCACCACCCAGTTGGCCCAGCCCCATGATTGGTGGTTCCATACCCGCATCTACCATGGCTCCCACATCCTGCTGCGCTGTTTCAAGAAAACCGCTCCGGGCCCTGATCTGATCAAGATCTGCTGCAGCCTGGCGGCCTGGTACAGCAAAGCCCGCTTTTCCCAAAACGTCCCTGTGGACTACACCCAGGCCCGCCATGTGCGCAAACCGCGCAAGAGCGCGCCTGGATTTGTCACCTATACCAATCACCACACCGTATTTGCCGATCCCAAGGACCTGCGTGCCGTACGCGAGGAACTCAAGCCATGA
- a CDS encoding nucleoside deaminase, with amino-acid sequence MPTQYQEHERWMELALQEARQAASENEIPVGAVLVKAGEYVLSEHNRTRQYSDPLAHAEKLLIDKILSQKIKYLQDYTLYVTLEPCLMCAGMMIWSRLGALVLGASDPKAGAVGSVYNVLADKSFNHHPAVIRGVLAEACGSLLTSFFLEKRT; translated from the coding sequence ATGCCAACCCAGTATCAAGAGCACGAAAGGTGGATGGAGCTTGCGCTGCAGGAAGCCCGTCAGGCAGCTTCCGAAAACGAGATACCGGTCGGCGCGGTGCTCGTCAAAGCCGGCGAATATGTACTTTCGGAGCATAACCGGACTCGCCAGTACTCGGATCCCCTGGCCCACGCGGAGAAATTGCTCATTGACAAAATCCTGTCCCAAAAAATCAAGTACCTGCAGGATTACACTTTGTATGTAACCTTGGAACCCTGCCTTATGTGCGCTGGAATGATGATCTGGAGCAGGTTGGGCGCTCTGGTTCTGGGAGCTTCCGATCCCAAGGCCGGCGCTGTGGGTTCCGTCTATAATGTTTTGGCCGACAAGAGCTTCAACCATCATCCCGCGGTGATTCGCGGCGTGCTGGCAGAAGCCTGCGGAAGCCTGCTGACAAGCTTCTTTCTGGAAAAAAGAACATGA
- a CDS encoding ECF transporter S component — MHCHAGKKSKTSQWYQILGFVVLVTVATMIIPIPVPGGGFFNFGDVMIVFVGLYAGKKAGALAGGIGSAIADLLLFPLFAPITLVVKGIEGFICGLAHQKKGLLQFVFPLLGSAFIVLGYFVGEWFMPQLGKAVAMADLPVNVVQASAGFIGGRALYEAARYLDL, encoded by the coding sequence ATGCACTGCCATGCTGGGAAGAAATCAAAAACCAGCCAGTGGTACCAGATCCTGGGATTTGTCGTATTGGTGACCGTGGCCACCATGATCATCCCCATCCCGGTTCCGGGCGGCGGATTTTTCAATTTTGGCGATGTCATGATCGTCTTTGTTGGCCTCTACGCGGGCAAAAAAGCCGGAGCCCTGGCTGGCGGGATCGGCAGCGCCATCGCGGACTTATTGCTGTTTCCCCTGTTCGCGCCGATTACGCTTGTGGTGAAAGGCATTGAGGGTTTTATCTGCGGCCTGGCCCATCAGAAAAAGGGACTGCTGCAATTTGTTTTTCCACTGCTGGGAAGCGCTTTTATCGTGCTCGGATACTTTGTGGGAGAATGGTTCATGCCCCAACTGGGCAAGGCCGTGGCCATGGCGGATTTGCCCGTAAACGTAGTCCAGGCTTCGGCTGGTTTCATTGGCGGCAGGGCACTCTATGAGGCGGCCAGGTACCTCGATCTCTGA